A genomic segment from Hippoglossus stenolepis isolate QCI-W04-F060 chromosome 3, HSTE1.2, whole genome shotgun sequence encodes:
- the LOC118103364 gene encoding G-protein coupled receptor 22: METEGYRDLLETSDGQGVGLLDGGGEVGVEEGWSSPYPLGFQVSLTTVLMLELVLGFSSNLTVLVLYCAQSNLVDSVSNLVTVNLHVLDILVCVLCLPLTVAVILLPANDSGVGSLATLCCFHEACVTFTSVATAVNVLVISLDRYDISVRPASRLLTPRRAALLLAAVWVVSLAVFFLPFLEGDFFSSTVEDGEDEEPERQNNESEFTTGLTTIFSSPSPSVLPSTHPSSASHHLSPVWQNRTLLCVGGQGYYTGLAMYYHLLLQVPCFFIAVIVMLFTYSKILQALNIRIGSHIMRGSRSKDSTCRIRCRRQKKKDLSLPTEVVSSNQNQNLSHPPLIPSPTPTPTSPPPLSSMPQGMSDSGATVTTVSTAATTPIATTPATPASPIPASASASTMQTHATSPLPASSMGVQASVSAIIALRRAVRRHRDRRERQRRVLKMSLIIISTFLGCWAPLSLVNVLILCMGPSDSLVRIRLCFLAMAYGTTIFHPLLYAFTRQKLRRALKTRVKKRVVSLLQVDPAVSGGTVIHNSWVEGGGQRKSRKPRVEASEGTDRCLTEAVKE, translated from the coding sequence ATGGAGACCGAAGGCTATCGTGACCTCCTGGAGACCAGTGACGGCCAGGGGGTAGGCCTGCTGGATGGCGGCGGCGAGGTGGGTGTGGAGGAGGGCTGGAGCTCGCCCTACCCTCTGGGCTTCCAGGTGTCTTTGACCACTGTGCTGAtgctggagctggtgctggGCTTCAGCAGCAACCTGACAGTGCTTGTGCTCTACTGCGCTCAGTCAAACCTGGTGGATTCAGTCAGCAACCTGGTCACGGTCAACCTCCATGTGCTGGACATACTGgtctgtgtgctgtgtctgCCGCTCACTGTGGCTGTGATCCTGCTGCCTGCTAACGACAGTGGAGTCGGCAGCCTGGCCACGCTGTGCTGCTTTCATGAGGCCTGTGTCACGTTCACCAGCGTGGCGACAGCGGTCAATGTGTTGGTGATCAGTCTGGACCGATATGACATCTCTGTGCGTCCGGCGAGTCGTCTGCTGACCCCCAGGCGTGCTGCGCTGCTCCTGGCAGCAGTATGGGTTGTATCTCTGGCTGTCTTCTTCCTGCCCTTCCTTGAGGGGGACTTCTTCTCTTCAACGGTAGAGGATGGCGAGGATGAGGAGCCAGAAAGGCAGAATAATGAGTCTGAATTCACCACTGGACTGACTACCattttttcctccccctctccctccgtATTACCCTCCACTCACCCATCCTCCGCTTCACACCACCTGTCACCAGTATGGCAGAACAGGACACTGCTGTGTGTCGGAGGGCAGGGGTATTACACAGGCCTGGCAATGTATTACCACTTGTTACTCCAAGTGCCCTGCTTCTTCATCGCTGTGATCGTCATGTTGTTCACCTACTCCAAGATCCTACAGGCCCTCAACATCCGCATTGGCTCCCACATTATGAGGGGTTCACGTTCAAAGGACTCCACCTGCAGGATACGTTGCAGAAGGCAAAAGAAGAAGGACCTGAGCCTGCCCACAGAGGTAGTGTCCTccaaccagaaccagaaccttagccatcctcctctcatcccctctcCCACACCTACACCAACATCCCCCCCGCCGCTCTCCTCCATGCCCCAAGGGATGTCTGACAGCGGAGCAACAGTCACCACAGTCAGCACTGCTGCCACCACCCCCATCGCAACCACACCGGCTACCCCTGCTTCTCCCAttccagcttcagcttcagcctCAACAATGCAGACCCACGCCACCTCACCActgcctgcctcctccatggGAGTCCAGGCCTCAGTTTCGGCCATCATCGCTTTGAGGCGTGCAGTACGCAGACACAGGGACCGCCGGGAACGCCAACGTCGCGTCCTAAAAATGTCCCTAATCATCATATCCACCTTCCTGGGATGCTGGGCCCCTCTGTCCTTGGTCAACGTTTTGATCCTGTGTATGGGTCCCAGCGACAGCCTGGTGCGGATCCGCCTTTGCTTCCTAGCAATGGCTTATGGAACCACTATCTTTCATCCTCTGCTCTATGCTTTCACCAGGCAGAAGCTTCGCCGCGCTCTCAAAACACGGGTCAAGAAGAGGGTGGTATCCCTTCTGCAGGTGGACCCAGCTGTCAGCGGGGGGACAGTTATTCATAACTCATGGGTGGAGGGGGGAGGCCAGAGGAAGAGTCGTAAACCACGGGTAGAGGCCAGTGAAGGCACTGATCGATGCCTCACCGAGGCAGTGAAGGAATGA
- the ip6k2b gene encoding inositol hexakisphosphate kinase 2b yields the protein MSPALEALMQADGTPYPGKGVMLEPFVHQVGGHSCVLRFGEQTICKPLIPREHQFYKSLPAEMRKFTPLYKGVVSVSFEEDEEGNLCLIAYPLHSESGDLENKDPSADCEPKSKMLKWSNKKQSALLLENDNYSKDRGRHSRKEDKLMSYNRDEVVVQQQQQQQQQQAEVLYFSLDKGNVVPQIKHNPWSLKCHQQHLQRMKENAKHRNQYKFILLENLTWRYKVPCVLDLKMGTRQHGDDASEEKKANQIRKCQQSTSASIGVRLCGMQVYQSDSGQLMFMNKYHGRKLTLAGFKEALYQFFHNGRRLRRELLSPVLRRLREMQAALEACESYRFYSSSLLIIYDGDPPRTPTRPRHRGGEEGDEDEPSDEEEDEEEDDDEEEEGAFGFPCSSAGGSAGVAAGSSNSGSGRSSHSTGEARSPVVDVRMIDFAHTTCRHYGEDSVVHEGQDSGFIFGLQNLITIISQLEDHSTD from the exons ATGAGTCCCGCTCTCGAAGCGCTCATGCAGGCGGACGGGACTCCGTATCCCGGGAAAGGGGTAATGCTTGAACCATTCGTGCACCAGGTAGGGGGCCACTCCTGCGTGCTGCGGTTCGGGGAGCAAACCATCTGCAAGCCCCTCATCCCCCGCGAGCATCAGTTCTACAAGAGCCTACCCGCAGAGATGAGGAAGTTCACCCCACTGTATAAAG GTGTAGTATCAGTCAGCtttgaggaagatgaggaagggAACCTGTGCCTCATCGCCTACCCCCTCCACAGTGAATCAGGGgacctggaaaacaaagacCCCTCAGCAGACTGCGAGCCCAAGAGCAAGATGCTAAAGTGGAGCAACAAGAAGCAGTCCGCTTTGCTTCTGGAGAATGACAACTACAGCAAAGACAGAGGTCGTCACAGTCGTAAAGAAGACAAGCTCATGAG TTATAATCGTGATGAGGTGgtggtccagcagcagcagcagcagcagcagcagcaggcggaggtTCTTTACTTCAGCCTGGATAAAGGCAACGTAGTTCCACAGATCAAACACAACCCCTGGAGCCTCAAATGCCACCAGCAGCACTtgcagaggatgaaggagaatGCAAAGCACCGCAACCAATACA AATTTATCCTTCTGGAGAATCTGACATGGCGCTACAAAGTACCATGTGTCTTAGACTTGAAGATGGGAACTCGCCAGCATGGGGATGATGcatcagaggagaagaaagccAATCAGATCCGCAAGTGTCAACAGAGCACATCAGCCTCTATTGGAGTGCGACTTTGTGGCATGCAG GTGTACCAGTCAGACTCAGGCCAGCTGATGTTCATGAACAAGTACCACGGCCGTAAGCTAACCCTCGCAGGCTTCAAGGAGGCCCTGTACCAGTTCTTCCACAATGGGCGTCGCTTGCGTCGAGAGCTGCTGTCCCCCGTGCTGCGCAGACTTAGGGAAATGCAGGCTGCCCTGGAGGCCTGCGAATCCTACCGCTTCTACTCCAGCTCCTTGCTCATCATCTACGATGGAGACCCTCCCAGGACTCCCACTAGACCTAGACACCGTGGTGGTGAAGAGGGTGATGAAGACGAGCCatcagatgaagaggaggacgaggaggaagatgatgatgaggaagaggagggggccTTTGGTTTCCCTTGTTCTTCAGCAGGTGGCAGTGCCGGTGTGGCCGCAGGGAGCAGCAACAGTGGTAGTGGTCGCTCCTCCCACAGCACAGGAGAGGCCAGAAGCCCCGTGGTGGACGTGCGCATGATTGACTTTGCTCACACCACTTGTCGGCACTATGGCGAAGACAGTGTGGTGCACGAAGGCCAGGACAGTGGTTTCATCTTCGGCCTGCAGAACCTGATTACCATCATCTCCCAACTGGAGGATCACAGTACTGATTGA